From a single Pseudomonadota bacterium genomic region:
- a CDS encoding OadG family protein has protein sequence MMDKWTFGLTLLVVGMGGTIATLILFSFIMSGLKKIFPYKKEEE, from the coding sequence ATGATGGATAAATGGACATTCGGTTTAACCTTGCTTGTAGTAGGCATGGGCGGAACAATTGCTACACTCATTTTATTCAGTTTTATAATGAGTGGTTTGAAAAAGATTTTCCCGTACAAAAAAGAAGAAGAATAG
- a CDS encoding cytidylate kinase-like family protein — MAILTIAREYGSGGKEIGKNIATLLNYAYIDRKQILEDMKKVGVNWEELTKYLDENQPTIIERYEWSYRGFVALNQSHILNYAMHDRIVIMGRGGNFLLKGIPHALRIRTIAPIEKRIENVMKWLEIDNSENARWLIEKVDSEMAGAVYLIYGSALDDPEQYDFVFDTSIQTYDEITDIIKNELEKRDKLCTEKAKNILQLKALAAKIKAEIAINPDLSVPTLEVRLKEEGLVEYGLFVGGVFHNIDDKKKIEEIVKGLSGNVPVEFELQHRMHPRLGDVQYK, encoded by the coding sequence ATGGCCATATTAACGATAGCAAGGGAATACGGAAGCGGAGGAAAAGAGATAGGCAAAAACATTGCCACGTTGTTGAATTATGCATATATTGACAGAAAGCAAATACTTGAGGATATGAAGAAGGTAGGAGTCAATTGGGAAGAGCTGACAAAATATCTTGACGAAAATCAACCGACTATCATAGAGAGATATGAATGGTCTTACAGGGGTTTTGTGGCATTAAACCAGAGCCATATTCTTAATTATGCCATGCATGACAGGATTGTAATTATGGGTAGAGGCGGAAATTTTTTATTGAAAGGGATACCTCATGCATTAAGGATACGAACAATAGCACCGATTGAAAAGAGGATTGAGAATGTAATGAAATGGCTGGAAATCGACAACAGTGAGAATGCCCGATGGCTGATAGAGAAGGTAGACAGTGAGATGGCGGGCGCTGTTTATTTGATTTACGGAAGTGCATTGGACGATCCTGAGCAATATGATTTTGTTTTTGATACAAGCATACAGACATATGATGAAATTACAGACATTATAAAGAATGAGCTTGAAAAAAGAGATAAGCTCTGCACGGAAAAAGCAAAGAATATATTACAGTTAAAGGCCCTTGCAGCAAAAATAAAGGCTGAAATTGCGATAAATCCTGATTTGTCGGTGCCAACGCTGGAGGTCAGGTTAAAAGAAGAAGGGCTTGTAGAATATGGTTTATTTGTGGGAGGTGTTTTTCACAATATAGACGACAAAAAAAAGATTGAAGAGATTGTAAAGGGTTTATCCGGCAATGTTCCTGTTGAGTTCGAATTACAACACAGGATGCACCCGAGACTTGGGGATGTGCAGTACAAATGA
- a CDS encoding sodium ion-translocating decarboxylase subunit beta: protein MTEAILGGLSGLIAGISALHWSNVVMMIIGGILLYLGIKKDFEPLLLVPIGFGCIIVNVPLADLMEKEGFLRTLYDMGVITELFPLLIFVGIGAMTDFRPVLESPYTFLLGAAGQLGIFLVLLLALWMGFPYNEAVTIGIIGACDGPTVIFVASKYAKELLGPCTVAAYSYMSLVPVLQPPIMRMLTTKKERETIMKTHKKTVSDTTALLFPIVITVVGGLIAPMGLPLLATIMLGNFMKESGAVARLTKASENEIANIVTLFLGLSIGATMNGPLFVKPTTLIILALGLLAICLDTVGGVLFGKILYYVTGGKVNPLIGAAGISAFPMSARVVQKEGQKYNRKSYLLMHAMGANAGGQVGSVMAAAVMLSVLKAMGVI, encoded by the coding sequence ATGACTGAAGCAATATTAGGTGGTTTATCAGGACTTATTGCAGGCATTTCAGCCCTGCATTGGTCAAATGTGGTGATGATGATAATAGGTGGAATCCTCCTTTATCTGGGAATTAAAAAAGATTTTGAGCCATTACTTCTTGTTCCCATCGGTTTCGGCTGTATTATCGTGAATGTTCCCCTTGCAGACCTTATGGAAAAAGAAGGCTTTCTCAGGACTCTCTATGACATGGGTGTTATAACAGAATTGTTCCCCTTGCTCATTTTTGTCGGTATCGGGGCCATGACGGATTTCAGACCTGTCCTTGAAAGCCCATATACTTTTCTTCTGGGGGCAGCAGGGCAGCTCGGTATATTCCTGGTACTTCTTCTTGCCCTTTGGATGGGTTTTCCCTATAACGAAGCTGTCACCATCGGAATCATAGGCGCATGTGACGGACCGACAGTTATCTTTGTGGCATCCAAATATGCAAAGGAACTGCTTGGTCCATGCACGGTTGCGGCATATTCGTACATGTCATTGGTACCGGTGCTTCAGCCGCCGATTATGAGGATGCTTACCACAAAGAAAGAACGTGAGACTATCATGAAGACGCACAAGAAGACGGTGTCAGACACAACAGCATTACTTTTTCCTATTGTCATCACAGTTGTTGGTGGACTTATTGCTCCAATGGGCTTACCGCTTCTTGCAACGATTATGCTGGGCAATTTCATGAAGGAGTCAGGCGCAGTTGCCAGACTTACGAAGGCATCTGAAAATGAGATAGCCAACATCGTTACCTTGTTTCTCGGATTATCAATCGGCGCTACAATGAACGGACCATTATTTGTGAAACCTACAACCTTGATTATTCTTGCACTGGGTCTTTTGGCTATATGTCTTGACACAGTAGGTGGAGTACTTTTTGGAAAGATACTGTATTACGTGACAGGCGGGAAAGTGAATCCTCTGATCGGAGCAGCCGGTATCTCAGCATTCCCTATGTCTGCAAGAGTAGTACAGAAGGAAGGCCAGAAATACAACAGAAAGAGTTATCTCCTTATGCACGCTATGGGTGCAAATGCAGGCGGCCAGGTAGGTTCTGTCATGGCAGCAGCAGTTATGCTGTCCGTGCTGAAAGCTATGGGAGTAATATGA
- a CDS encoding SLC13 family permease, whose amino-acid sequence MDFMQIAASVIFLASIILVITGWIDSVIAALSGIILMIFVGIYSDIDAFKIVDWNVIAILLSIWIISGYFGKSGVPDFLAAIILKMSKGNVAIFVTVLGMLAGFVSMLIDNVVVVLMFAPVVFHACRRFKFPAFAPVMFVGLCANFMGTAMLLGDLPPQMLHSVSGIEFNGFLWYMGRPSSFFILCISYIITCGFFYWLFSKKYKDIRMDVASMSEEKPLDHIKDKPFAIITCSIFVITIIAMAFRPVFGYTLGFIAMWGAMAIMLIFEVFKDRFTLEIPNIEQVFSELDWRAVFFYVSLFALVGGLEHAGVIKLVSNAITPLIQKSLIVGATALYWVTAPIVGIVEHDAYILTMLYVIRDLCKDTGMNPWPLYWMLLWAGTLGSNLTVAGAPALFVAKSMGEKEDQRKVGLKEFLGITVPYVIISLIFCYIPAMLIWVIPFQK is encoded by the coding sequence ATGGATTTTATGCAAATTGCAGCAAGCGTTATCTTCCTCGCCAGTATCATCCTTGTAATCACCGGTTGGATTGACAGCGTCATCGCTGCGCTCTCAGGGATCATTCTGATGATTTTTGTAGGCATATACAGCGATATTGATGCCTTTAAGATTGTTGATTGGAATGTTATAGCTATACTCCTGAGTATTTGGATAATATCAGGCTATTTTGGTAAATCCGGTGTACCTGATTTTTTGGCTGCCATAATCTTAAAGATGTCTAAGGGGAACGTGGCAATATTTGTAACAGTCCTTGGTATGCTTGCCGGATTTGTATCCATGTTGATTGATAATGTAGTTGTTGTCCTTATGTTTGCACCCGTTGTTTTTCATGCATGTCGACGATTTAAATTTCCTGCATTTGCGCCTGTGATGTTTGTTGGTCTTTGTGCAAACTTTATGGGCACTGCCATGCTGCTGGGTGATTTGCCTCCGCAGATGCTCCATAGCGTGTCAGGCATAGAATTCAATGGTTTTCTGTGGTATATGGGGCGGCCATCATCATTTTTTATCCTTTGTATTTCATATATCATTACCTGCGGATTTTTTTACTGGTTATTTTCGAAAAAGTACAAAGATATCAGGATGGATGTTGCATCCATGTCTGAGGAAAAGCCCCTTGATCATATCAAGGATAAACCTTTTGCCATAATTACATGCAGTATTTTTGTCATTACAATTATTGCCATGGCTTTTCGTCCTGTCTTTGGTTATACCCTCGGATTTATTGCTATGTGGGGCGCTATGGCAATCATGCTAATATTTGAAGTTTTTAAGGACCGTTTTACCCTGGAAATTCCCAATATTGAACAAGTGTTTTCCGAACTGGACTGGAGGGCAGTATTCTTTTATGTCTCCCTATTTGCCTTGGTTGGAGGACTGGAACATGCAGGAGTGATAAAGCTTGTATCCAATGCAATTACGCCGTTAATCCAGAAGAGCCTTATTGTGGGTGCTACAGCACTTTACTGGGTAACAGCCCCTATCGTTGGCATTGTGGAGCACGATGCTTATATCCTTACTATGCTCTATGTTATCAGAGACCTGTGTAAAGATACAGGAATGAACCCCTGGCCCCTGTACTGGATGCTGTTATGGGCCGGTACGCTGGGAAGCAACCTCACCGTTGCCGGTGCACCTGCATTATTTGTAGCAAAAAGCATGGGTGAAAAAGAAGACCAGAGAAAGGTCGGTCTGAAAGAATTTCTGGGCATTACTGTGCCCTATGTTATTATATCACTCATTTTTTGTTATATTCCTGCTATGCTGATCTGGGTAATTCCATTTCAGAAATAG